The Lacipirellula parvula genome window below encodes:
- a CDS encoding ABC transporter permease: MSTPDAKSTAGTSLARDAWRRLRRDWAAMAALATLVVVCLLAAITPLLPLQPPDRVQTDLQYRPPTLAPLWIDGFSLNLEAIETGPAEVAELRGQLPELEAAHRKATEAFRTAERELPADLPPLEREAELEPLRTARNDAFEALVRKHNEIDDVIQSPYAKAGFADLGPLSRWMVRTRYAIFGESQLNSLWGRDIFGRDLLSRVFWGARISLMVGLVATAVSLVIGVTYGAVAGYFGGWLDDAMMRFVDLLYSIPFIFVVIFIITILNDDSTPESWGTRLAYLGLNKITVFYLVVGAIYWLTMARVVRGQVISLKTEPFVEAARSLGAGHWRIIFRHLLPNVSSVVLVYLTLTIPRVMLFEAFLSFLGLGVEAPDVSWGMLAREGINDLTPVKIYWWLVLFPSLALGVTLLALNFLGDGVRDALDPRMKDR, from the coding sequence ATGTCGACGCCAGACGCCAAATCGACCGCCGGAACATCGCTCGCTCGCGATGCCTGGCGGCGGCTGCGCCGCGATTGGGCCGCCATGGCCGCGCTCGCCACGCTGGTGGTCGTCTGCTTGCTGGCTGCCATCACGCCGCTACTGCCGCTGCAGCCGCCCGATCGCGTGCAGACCGATTTGCAATATCGCCCGCCGACGCTCGCGCCGCTCTGGATCGACGGGTTTTCATTGAACCTCGAAGCGATTGAAACCGGCCCCGCCGAAGTCGCGGAACTCCGCGGCCAATTGCCAGAACTCGAGGCCGCTCACCGTAAGGCGACCGAGGCGTTTCGCACCGCCGAGCGCGAGCTTCCCGCCGACCTGCCGCCGCTCGAACGTGAAGCCGAGCTGGAACCATTGCGCACAGCTCGCAACGACGCCTTCGAAGCCCTGGTCCGCAAGCACAACGAAATCGACGACGTCATCCAATCGCCCTACGCTAAGGCTGGCTTCGCCGACCTCGGCCCGCTGAGCCGCTGGATGGTCCGCACCCGCTACGCGATATTCGGCGAGTCTCAGCTCAACTCGCTATGGGGCCGCGATATCTTCGGCCGCGATCTCCTCTCCCGTGTCTTCTGGGGCGCCCGCATCTCGCTGATGGTAGGGCTCGTGGCGACCGCAGTCTCGCTAGTCATCGGCGTCACCTACGGCGCCGTTGCCGGGTACTTCGGCGGTTGGCTCGACGATGCAATGATGCGATTCGTCGATCTGCTCTACTCGATCCCGTTCATCTTCGTGGTGATCTTCATCATCACGATTCTCAACGACGACAGCACGCCCGAAAGTTGGGGCACGCGTCTCGCCTATCTCGGCCTCAACAAAATCACGGTCTTCTACCTCGTCGTCGGCGCCATCTACTGGCTGACGATGGCCCGCGTCGTTCGCGGCCAAGTGATCTCGCTGAAGACCGAGCCGTTCGTCGAGGCCGCCCGCTCGCTAGGCGCCGGCCACTGGCGGATCATCTTCCGCCATCTGCTGCCGAACGTCTCGAGCGTTGTGCTCGTTTACCTGACGCTTACCATCCCGCGGGTGATGCTCTTCGAAGCATTCCTCTCGTTCCTCGGCCTCGGCGTCGAAGCTCCCGACGTCTCCTGGGGCATGCTCGCCCGCGAGGGAATCAACGATCTCACCCCAGTAAAAATTTATTGGTGGCTCGTCCTCTTCCCCAGCCTCGCCCTCGGCGTGACGCTGCTGGCCTTAAACTTCCTCGGCGACGGCGTCCGCGACGCGCTCGACCCGCGCATGAAAGACCGGTAG
- a CDS encoding amidohydrolase → MNARSVTRLFSLANGFWLFLCLLAGAIPPASGAESASDWVQGALPELTQFYKSLHQAPELSHEEEKTAATMAETLRKLGFTVTEKVGGHGVVGVLKNGAGPTLLLRADMDGLPVVEETGLPYASQVKVRDARGATVGVMHACGHDMHMTMLMGTLEYLATHRDQWSGTLVPIFQPAEEKGAGAQKMLDDGLFRRFPKPDYALALHVAADRPTGNVAWRPGYAMANVDSVDIVIHGKGGHGAYPHMTIDPIVIAAKLVLDLQTIASREVKPIEPVVVTVGSIHGGAKHNVISDDCTLQLTVRSYTPEVRKQILDAIKRKANAAAASAGAPQPDITISDGTPALANDADLAKRLEPVIQKELGKNKVEESEPSMGGEDFGAYGRAGVPILMISVGAVDQARLDKYEKEAVQPPSLHSPLFYPDIDGTLTTGVRTLTAAALDLLAKKNEQMSK, encoded by the coding sequence ATGAATGCCCGAAGTGTAACGCGCCTGTTTTCCCTCGCCAACGGGTTTTGGCTCTTTTTGTGTCTGCTGGCTGGCGCCATCCCCCCCGCCAGCGGCGCCGAGTCGGCGAGCGACTGGGTGCAAGGCGCGTTGCCCGAGCTTACCCAATTTTACAAGTCGCTCCATCAGGCGCCGGAACTATCGCACGAAGAGGAAAAAACGGCGGCAACGATGGCCGAGACGCTTCGCAAACTGGGCTTCACAGTCACTGAGAAAGTCGGCGGGCATGGCGTTGTCGGCGTGCTGAAGAATGGCGCCGGTCCGACGCTGCTCCTGCGGGCCGACATGGACGGCCTGCCGGTGGTGGAAGAGACGGGGTTGCCGTACGCGTCGCAAGTCAAGGTGCGCGACGCGCGCGGGGCGACGGTCGGCGTGATGCACGCGTGCGGGCACGACATGCACATGACGATGCTGATGGGGACGCTCGAATATCTGGCAACGCATCGCGACCAGTGGAGCGGAACGCTTGTGCCGATCTTCCAACCTGCGGAAGAAAAAGGCGCCGGCGCGCAGAAGATGCTCGACGACGGGTTGTTCCGCCGCTTCCCGAAACCAGACTACGCCCTCGCGCTGCACGTTGCCGCCGACCGACCGACCGGCAACGTCGCGTGGCGCCCAGGCTATGCGATGGCCAACGTCGACAGCGTCGATATCGTCATCCACGGCAAAGGGGGTCACGGCGCTTATCCGCACATGACGATCGACCCGATCGTCATCGCGGCGAAGCTGGTGCTCGACCTACAAACGATCGCCAGCCGGGAGGTGAAGCCGATCGAACCGGTGGTGGTGACAGTCGGTTCGATCCACGGCGGGGCGAAGCACAACGTCATCAGCGACGACTGCACGCTGCAACTCACGGTGCGGAGCTACACCCCCGAAGTGCGGAAGCAGATTCTTGATGCGATTAAACGGAAGGCGAACGCCGCTGCCGCGAGTGCGGGAGCGCCGCAGCCGGACATCACCATTTCAGACGGCACCCCTGCCCTGGCGAACGACGCCGACTTAGCGAAGCGGTTGGAGCCGGTGATTCAGAAGGAACTGGGCAAAAACAAGGTGGAGGAGTCGGAACCCTCGATGGGAGGCGAAGACTTCGGCGCCTACGGCCGAGCGGGCGTGCCGATTCTGATGATCTCTGTGGGGGCCGTCGACCAGGCGCGGCTCGACAAGTACGAGAAAGAGGCCGTCCAGCCGCCGTCGCTCCACTCGCCGCTGTTCTACCCCGACATCGACGGCACGCTGACGACCGGCGTGCGAACGCTGACGGCCGCTGCGCTTGATTTACTCGCGAAGAAGAATGAGCAAATGAGCAAATGA
- the rdgB gene encoding RdgB/HAM1 family non-canonical purine NTP pyrophosphatase: MAAHRLVIGTTNLKKGLELQELLAPYGFEVQTLREAGRPILDVVEDGDTFAYNARKKAAEQAIYLGAWVMADDSGLAVDALDGRPGVYSARYAGENATDADNNAKLLAELGDLSLAKRTAHYVCHVAVADPRGEIRTECADICRGRIVFEPAGTNGFGYDPLFEVVEYHQTFGQLGPLVKGAISHRARALRSVVPKLLALKASGAWG; the protein is encoded by the coding sequence ATGGCCGCGCATCGTCTTGTCATCGGTACCACCAACCTCAAGAAGGGACTCGAGCTGCAGGAGCTGCTCGCTCCGTATGGGTTCGAGGTGCAGACGCTGCGCGAGGCGGGGCGGCCGATTCTCGACGTGGTTGAGGATGGCGACACGTTCGCCTACAACGCGCGGAAGAAGGCGGCGGAGCAAGCGATCTATCTGGGCGCATGGGTGATGGCGGACGACAGCGGACTGGCCGTCGATGCGCTCGACGGCCGGCCTGGCGTCTACTCGGCGCGGTATGCGGGCGAGAACGCGACCGACGCCGACAACAACGCGAAGCTGCTCGCGGAGTTGGGCGACCTGTCGCTCGCCAAGCGGACGGCCCACTACGTTTGCCACGTGGCGGTGGCCGATCCGCGGGGCGAGATTCGGACGGAATGCGCCGACATTTGCCGCGGCCGGATCGTGTTCGAACCGGCGGGAACGAATGGGTTCGGGTATGACCCGCTCTTCGAGGTCGTGGAGTATCACCAAACCTTCGGCCAGCTGGGGCCGCTGGTGAAGGGGGCGATCAGCCACCGAGCGCGGGCGCTGCGGAGCGTGGTGCCGAAGCTACTCGCGCTGAAGGCGAGCGGGGCGTGGGGCTAA
- the sppA gene encoding signal peptide peptidase SppA — MREFLLGMWLAIALVVAGPATWSFAADKSASDDKAAAAEKKADDKETDKKSADEKSDAKADADKKADDADEKAEAKDEAKIESKRVKAKKAEAARAAEKAKAEEQAKKDKEAADKEAAAKAAKKKVRIAYIIVDGALPESPGEMSLFGDLGVDLRKTMARIEKAGDDESIAGVILQIDAAPGRGKLNELRDSIKRVQSKGKKVYALLESAMGPQYQLASACDEIIIPESGEVLLPGVRAEFSFYKDLLGKVGVEADMLHVGDFKGAAEPYTRDSLSEPVRKNMTALIDDVYDEMLTTIASDRDLKVEEVRLIVDQGLLMANEAKEAGLVDRIAYPDQFRDSLQKEYKADKLVYVENYAKQKVDADFSGPMGMMKLFQSMMGEGKGGSGDSNPKIAIVYAVGPIMSGKSQSSILGETTMGSTTIVEALQEAAKDETVKAIVLRVDSPGGSALASDLIWRQTQAIDKPIVASMGDVAASGGYYISMGADRIFAEPGTVTGSIGVVGGKLAMKGVYDKLGIDTESISRGENSGIFSTTHKFSDSERKVVERMMKDVYRQFTTKAAEGRKMKVEQLEKLAGGQVYTGRVAKRLGLIDEVGTLRDSIQSAKRLAGLDPDKKVEVLVLPKPENPFEAMFGGNMDAEREAEARVIAGITSLAPELRGVLRHAVQLRQVMREPVAVMMPYWFEIK; from the coding sequence ATGCGTGAATTCTTGCTCGGGATGTGGTTGGCCATCGCGCTCGTCGTCGCCGGACCGGCGACTTGGTCCTTCGCCGCCGACAAATCGGCGTCCGACGACAAAGCCGCAGCGGCGGAAAAGAAAGCCGACGACAAGGAAACCGATAAGAAGTCAGCCGACGAGAAGTCGGACGCCAAGGCCGACGCCGACAAGAAGGCCGACGACGCCGACGAGAAGGCGGAAGCCAAGGACGAAGCCAAAATCGAATCCAAGCGCGTGAAGGCCAAGAAGGCCGAAGCCGCCCGCGCCGCCGAAAAAGCCAAGGCCGAAGAGCAAGCCAAGAAGGACAAAGAAGCCGCCGACAAAGAAGCAGCCGCGAAGGCCGCCAAGAAAAAAGTCCGCATCGCCTACATCATCGTCGACGGCGCCCTCCCCGAATCCCCCGGCGAGATGTCCCTCTTCGGCGACCTCGGCGTCGATCTCCGCAAGACGATGGCCCGCATCGAAAAGGCGGGCGACGACGAATCCATCGCCGGCGTCATCCTCCAAATCGACGCCGCTCCAGGCCGCGGCAAGCTGAACGAACTCCGCGACTCGATCAAGCGCGTCCAGTCGAAGGGTAAGAAGGTTTACGCCCTGCTCGAATCGGCCATGGGCCCGCAGTACCAACTCGCCTCGGCCTGCGACGAAATCATCATCCCCGAGTCGGGCGAAGTCCTGCTCCCTGGCGTCCGCGCCGAGTTCTCGTTCTACAAAGACCTCCTCGGCAAGGTCGGCGTCGAGGCCGACATGCTCCACGTCGGCGACTTCAAAGGCGCCGCCGAACCCTACACTCGCGACAGCCTCAGCGAGCCGGTTCGCAAGAACATGACTGCGCTCATCGACGACGTCTACGACGAAATGCTCACCACGATCGCCTCCGACCGCGATCTGAAGGTCGAAGAGGTGCGGCTCATCGTCGACCAAGGCCTGCTCATGGCGAACGAAGCCAAGGAAGCCGGCCTCGTCGATCGCATCGCCTACCCCGACCAATTCCGCGATTCACTCCAGAAGGAATACAAAGCCGACAAGCTCGTCTACGTCGAGAACTACGCCAAGCAAAAAGTCGACGCCGACTTCAGCGGCCCGATGGGCATGATGAAGCTCTTCCAGTCGATGATGGGCGAAGGCAAGGGGGGCAGCGGCGACAGCAACCCGAAAATTGCTATCGTCTACGCCGTCGGCCCGATCATGAGCGGCAAAAGCCAGAGCAGCATTCTCGGCGAAACCACGATGGGCTCGACCACCATCGTTGAAGCCCTGCAAGAAGCCGCTAAGGATGAAACCGTGAAGGCGATCGTCCTCCGCGTCGACAGCCCCGGCGGCTCGGCCCTCGCCAGCGACCTCATCTGGCGGCAGACCCAAGCGATCGACAAGCCGATCGTCGCCAGCATGGGCGACGTCGCCGCCAGCGGCGGCTACTACATCTCGATGGGCGCCGACCGCATCTTCGCCGAACCTGGCACCGTCACCGGCTCGATCGGCGTCGTCGGCGGTAAGCTTGCGATGAAGGGCGTCTACGACAAGCTCGGCATCGACACCGAATCGATCTCGCGCGGCGAGAACAGCGGCATCTTCTCGACAACCCACAAGTTCTCCGACTCGGAGCGCAAAGTCGTCGAGCGGATGATGAAAGACGTCTACCGACAGTTCACCACGAAGGCCGCCGAAGGCCGCAAGATGAAGGTCGAACAACTTGAAAAGCTTGCCGGCGGCCAAGTCTACACCGGCCGCGTCGCCAAACGCCTCGGCCTGATCGACGAAGTCGGCACGCTCCGCGACTCGATCCAATCGGCCAAGCGGCTCGCCGGCCTCGACCCCGACAAGAAGGTCGAAGTCCTCGTCCTGCCGAAGCCCGAGAACCCGTTCGAGGCGATGTTCGGCGGCAACATGGACGCCGAACGCGAAGCCGAAGCCCGCGTCATCGCCGGCATCACGTCCCTCGCGCCGGAACTCCGCGGCGTCCTGCGTCACGCCGTACAGCTTCGCCAAGTGATGCGCGAACCGGTGGCGGTGATGATGCCGTATTGGTTCGAAATCAAGTAA
- a CDS encoding sialate O-acetylesterase has protein sequence MKLAAAVFLAIGLSAHAHVARAADAPQPLALASVFSDHMVLQRDARTPVWGTAAPHANVTVSIDGKASVAATADADGKWKLALAPHPAGGPVTVQVKSGDESITLDDVLFGDVWIAGGQSNMEWTVKDSDGTDAALAAAANPMIRAIDVPNRPMDEPQASFDTLGWQVAAPETIASWPAVAYYFARDLQQELGVPIGILSCNQGGTPMEAWTSREALAAVPTFADDYDQAQELLKSNAKDAEGRPRMYSHHVPTVLFNGMLSPIIPYAVKGVVWYQGEDNAGRPAEYHELSKTMIADWRARFGQGDFPFLFVQLAAFEPGGETWPLLREAQAETLDVPRTGMAVAIDVGDRHDVHPRNKAEVGRRLALVARHVAYNDDQIEYSGPTYRDLQTEGDKLRVSFDHAAGLRSAVGELKGFEIAGADGRYVPAQATIDGDAVILSATGVTEPKSARYAWAAYPEATLKNAAGLPAVPFRSKK, from the coding sequence ATGAAACTCGCAGCGGCAGTTTTCCTAGCGATCGGTCTCTCTGCTCACGCCCACGTCGCCCGGGCGGCAGACGCTCCGCAACCGCTCGCCCTCGCCTCGGTCTTCTCCGACCACATGGTGCTGCAACGCGACGCGCGAACTCCCGTCTGGGGAACCGCGGCGCCGCACGCCAACGTGACGGTCTCCATCGACGGCAAAGCGAGCGTCGCCGCCACCGCCGACGCCGACGGCAAATGGAAGCTCGCCCTCGCCCCTCATCCCGCCGGCGGGCCCGTGACCGTCCAAGTAAAATCGGGCGACGAATCGATCACGCTCGACGACGTACTGTTCGGCGACGTCTGGATCGCCGGCGGCCAATCGAACATGGAGTGGACCGTCAAAGATTCGGACGGCACTGATGCAGCGCTCGCCGCCGCGGCCAACCCCATGATTCGCGCCATCGACGTCCCCAATCGCCCCATGGACGAACCGCAAGCATCCTTCGACACGCTAGGTTGGCAAGTCGCAGCCCCGGAAACGATCGCCTCGTGGCCCGCCGTCGCTTACTACTTCGCCCGCGACTTGCAGCAGGAGCTGGGCGTGCCGATCGGGATCCTCTCGTGCAATCAGGGGGGCACCCCCATGGAAGCCTGGACCAGTCGCGAAGCGCTCGCCGCCGTCCCCACGTTCGCCGACGACTACGACCAGGCGCAGGAACTGCTCAAGAGCAACGCTAAAGACGCTGAGGGCCGCCCCCGCATGTACTCGCACCACGTCCCCACCGTCCTCTTCAACGGCATGCTGTCGCCGATCATTCCCTACGCCGTCAAAGGCGTCGTCTGGTATCAGGGCGAAGACAACGCCGGCCGACCCGCCGAGTACCACGAGCTCTCCAAAACGATGATTGCCGACTGGCGAGCGCGGTTCGGCCAAGGCGACTTCCCCTTCCTCTTCGTCCAGTTGGCCGCGTTCGAACCGGGCGGCGAGACCTGGCCGCTCCTGCGGGAAGCTCAGGCCGAGACGCTCGACGTCCCCCGCACCGGCATGGCGGTCGCCATCGACGTCGGCGATCGGCACGACGTCCACCCGCGCAACAAGGCCGAAGTCGGCCGGCGGCTGGCCCTCGTCGCCCGTCATGTTGCTTACAACGACGATCAGATCGAATATTCCGGACCGACGTATCGCGATCTACAAACGGAGGGCGACAAGCTGCGCGTCTCGTTCGACCACGCCGCAGGCCTCCGCTCAGCCGTCGGCGAACTGAAGGGCTTCGAAATCGCGGGTGCTGACGGCCGGTATGTCCCCGCCCAAGCAACCATCGACGGCGACGCCGTCATCCTCTCCGCCACCGGCGTCACCGAGCCAAAGTCGGCCCGCTACGCCTGGGCCGCCTACCCCGAAGCAACGCTAAAAAACGCCGCCGGCCTACCAGCCGTCCCGTTCCGGTCAAAAAAGTGA
- a CDS encoding DUF4339 domain-containing protein, giving the protein MATKTEWFVNKSDKTYGPFTSAQLKELANTGKIKPDTQIRMGVEGKWTSAEKVKGLFDSPSRELAPAVKPPAVRSTTVATRSPAPPARAIDIIEAGQNQSAPVATSTTHRAIAVPAPAAPPVVNRLCPFCGESIAPTAIKCRHCNEFLDGRPREQAQPVAQTVFHAAPAAAPVNVVVNQVVGMHHGPRWSRGVAIVLSFLIPGLGQMYKGQIFNGLAWFIVTTIGYFALVIPGLVLHLCCIIGAASGDPYR; this is encoded by the coding sequence ATGGCAACCAAAACCGAGTGGTTCGTCAACAAGAGTGATAAGACCTACGGGCCGTTCACTTCAGCGCAGCTGAAAGAACTTGCCAACACGGGTAAGATCAAACCTGACACCCAGATTCGCATGGGCGTCGAAGGGAAGTGGACTTCGGCTGAAAAAGTTAAGGGACTATTCGACTCACCATCTCGCGAACTCGCGCCGGCCGTCAAACCGCCAGCCGTTCGCTCAACCACAGTCGCTACCCGATCGCCTGCACCACCCGCCCGCGCTATCGACATTATCGAGGCAGGCCAAAACCAGTCGGCTCCCGTCGCGACTTCAACTACGCACAGGGCGATTGCGGTCCCCGCGCCTGCCGCTCCGCCCGTGGTGAATCGTCTGTGCCCTTTTTGCGGCGAGTCGATTGCACCGACCGCGATCAAGTGTAGGCATTGCAACGAGTTCCTTGACGGCCGACCACGCGAGCAGGCACAACCAGTCGCGCAGACAGTGTTCCATGCTGCTCCCGCCGCAGCCCCCGTTAACGTCGTAGTTAATCAGGTAGTCGGCATGCACCACGGTCCGCGGTGGAGCCGTGGCGTTGCCATTGTTTTGAGCTTCCTGATTCCCGGCCTCGGGCAGATGTACAAGGGGCAAATCTTCAACGGCTTAGCTTGGTTCATCGTCACCACAATCGGCTATTTCGCTCTCGTCATCCCAGGTTTAGTGCTTCACCTATGTTGCATCATTGGCGCCGCGAGCGGCGACCCTTATCGGTAA
- a CDS encoding DUF6666 family protein, whose product MRKLVSLAFLNAALIGSTGAAYAEETSVANFLDGEVKSEASLSEACFNEKGGYELCSYSDSCEPCNDSCSPCIGNWLDNTVVFAGADVYKSIGDRLTNINGGTGSLTSSFGGVTGFNTGFALGDSELRGQVGGSYGVYDPRGRLAVVPESTDVETQGFVTAGVYKRGDMLHNTDRISYGAVVDSFMADNWGINANTVQMGQLRGIAGYALSERFEVGGFGTVHLWHDQAAVTVAGAPSVRREVRAANQANLYLRGNTASGGSLMGYVGAFDRADIQSWQFGFTGEAPLSRWFSLYGNANYAVPGASAGPRGSGEEQFAAQFGVAYYFGGKAASPTVTGQKGLPLLDVANNGSFLVTD is encoded by the coding sequence ATGCGGAAGCTTGTCAGTTTGGCCTTTTTAAACGCGGCGCTCATCGGTTCGACCGGGGCGGCCTACGCGGAAGAAACCAGCGTCGCGAATTTCCTCGACGGCGAAGTCAAAAGCGAAGCCAGCCTCTCCGAGGCCTGCTTCAACGAGAAGGGTGGCTACGAGCTCTGTAGCTACAGCGACTCGTGCGAACCCTGTAACGACAGCTGCAGCCCCTGCATTGGGAACTGGCTCGATAACACCGTGGTCTTCGCCGGCGCCGACGTCTACAAGTCGATCGGCGACCGCCTCACGAACATCAACGGCGGCACCGGCTCGCTCACCAGCAGCTTCGGCGGCGTCACCGGCTTCAACACCGGCTTCGCCCTCGGCGATTCCGAGCTCCGCGGACAAGTCGGCGGCAGCTACGGCGTCTACGATCCTCGCGGCCGCTTGGCCGTCGTTCCCGAATCGACCGACGTCGAAACACAGGGCTTCGTCACCGCCGGCGTGTACAAACGGGGCGACATGCTCCACAACACCGACCGCATTAGCTACGGTGCCGTCGTCGACTCGTTCATGGCCGACAACTGGGGCATCAACGCGAACACGGTCCAGATGGGCCAGCTCCGCGGCATCGCCGGCTACGCCCTGAGCGAACGGTTTGAAGTCGGCGGTTTCGGCACCGTGCACCTGTGGCACGATCAAGCCGCCGTCACCGTCGCCGGCGCCCCCAGCGTCCGCCGCGAAGTTCGCGCGGCGAACCAAGCCAACCTCTACCTCCGCGGCAACACCGCCTCCGGCGGCTCGCTGATGGGTTACGTCGGCGCCTTCGACCGCGCCGACATCCAGTCGTGGCAGTTCGGCTTCACCGGTGAAGCCCCGCTCAGCCGCTGGTTCTCGCTCTACGGCAACGCGAACTACGCCGTCCCCGGCGCCAGCGCCGGCCCCCGTGGCTCGGGCGAAGAACAGTTTGCCGCGCAGTTCGGCGTCGCCTACTACTTCGGCGGCAAGGCAGCCAGCCCGACCGTCACCGGCCAAAAGGGCCTGCCGCTGCTCGACGTCGCGAACAACGGCTCGTTCCTGGTCACCGACTGA
- a CDS encoding GH3 auxin-responsive promoter family protein, translating into MFGPSFCNTFWMAACFREAQAYRRSTGVVQQTQARLLRRIVQDNRQTWFGKQHRFSAISSVDEFQDAVPVSNYDDYRGPVDRISHGESRVLTAERVDLLEPTGGSSRGDKLIPYTASLRRAFQRAIKVWIWDLFSSRPAVRQGTAYWSISPLASLPRKTSGGTPIGFDEDAAYLGKFEKMLVERTMAVPSTLALAPDIASCRYATLFFLLRDPRLSLISVWSPTFLTELLNFLWLHWDELCRDIELGNISTPSSPRHAPRWQQPFEPRPQRAQALRELLGNSDRIADCIRAIWPKLRLVSCWTDGPSRSYANHLQTYLNGIELQPKGLLATEAFVSVPLVSQTAPALAIRSHFFEFRPIDRPPLEAARLLLAHELEAGRHYEVLVTTQGGLYRYQLHDQIEVVGFFRETPLLRFVGKTDATSDLVGEKLNAAHVESVLQSLFCEFNLAPRFAQLAADEANANYVLRLFEPALSARSSIADQLCESLDRGLSANSAYRYARSLAQLRAPTVEWLNEREVDAVIADDLSRRAAAGQRLGDIKTTSLRASGA; encoded by the coding sequence GTGTTTGGTCCGAGTTTCTGCAACACCTTCTGGATGGCCGCCTGCTTCCGCGAAGCACAAGCATATCGGCGATCGACCGGCGTCGTGCAGCAGACGCAGGCACGCTTGCTGCGACGCATCGTGCAGGACAATCGCCAGACATGGTTCGGCAAGCAGCATCGGTTCTCAGCAATCAGCAGCGTTGATGAATTCCAGGACGCCGTTCCGGTCTCAAATTACGACGACTATCGCGGACCAGTCGATCGGATTTCCCATGGCGAGTCTCGCGTGTTGACGGCGGAGCGAGTCGACCTCCTCGAGCCTACAGGCGGTTCGAGTCGGGGCGACAAGCTGATCCCCTACACCGCCTCGCTGAGGCGCGCGTTCCAGCGGGCGATTAAGGTTTGGATTTGGGATCTCTTCTCCTCTCGCCCAGCCGTACGCCAGGGAACTGCATACTGGTCTATCTCGCCGCTGGCGTCATTACCTCGCAAGACGAGCGGCGGCACTCCAATCGGTTTCGATGAAGACGCCGCCTACCTCGGCAAGTTCGAAAAAATGCTCGTCGAGCGGACGATGGCCGTGCCGTCGACTCTCGCCCTGGCTCCTGATATTGCCTCGTGCCGTTACGCAACGTTGTTCTTTCTGCTTCGAGATCCGCGCCTCAGCTTGATATCGGTGTGGAGTCCGACGTTTCTAACGGAACTGTTGAATTTCCTCTGGCTTCACTGGGACGAACTCTGCCGCGACATCGAGCTAGGCAATATCTCAACGCCCTCGTCGCCCCGTCACGCCCCACGATGGCAACAGCCGTTTGAACCTCGACCGCAGCGAGCCCAAGCACTTCGCGAACTGCTGGGCAACAGCGATCGCATCGCCGATTGCATTCGCGCGATCTGGCCGAAGCTACGGCTCGTCAGCTGCTGGACGGACGGCCCGTCGCGATCTTACGCCAATCATCTACAAACTTATCTCAATGGCATTGAACTTCAACCCAAGGGGCTGTTAGCAACCGAGGCGTTCGTCAGCGTCCCCCTCGTAAGCCAGACGGCGCCAGCCTTGGCGATTCGATCGCACTTCTTCGAATTTCGCCCCATCGATCGCCCGCCGCTGGAAGCGGCTCGCTTGCTCCTGGCCCATGAACTCGAAGCGGGACGCCACTACGAAGTGCTGGTTACCACGCAGGGCGGACTTTATCGCTACCAACTGCACGACCAAATCGAAGTCGTGGGCTTCTTCCGCGAGACGCCGCTGCTGCGCTTCGTCGGCAAGACCGATGCCACAAGCGATCTGGTCGGCGAAAAACTCAACGCGGCCCATGTCGAGTCGGTTCTGCAATCACTGTTTTGCGAGTTCAACCTTGCCCCCCGATTTGCCCAACTCGCCGCCGACGAAGCGAATGCAAACTACGTGCTCCGCCTGTTCGAACCCGCGCTGAGTGCTCGCTCCTCAATCGCTGACCAATTGTGCGAGTCGCTGGACCGCGGCCTATCCGCCAACTCCGCCTATCGCTACGCCAGGAGCCTGGCCCAGCTCAGAGCGCCGACAGTCGAATGGCTCAATGAACGCGAGGTCGATGCGGTCATTGCCGACGATTTGTCCCGCCGCGCAGCCGCGGGTCAACGTTTAGGCGACATCAAGACCACTAGCTTGCGTGCTTCCGGCGCCTAG